A portion of the Anabas testudineus chromosome 22, fAnaTes1.2, whole genome shotgun sequence genome contains these proteins:
- the ccdc32 gene encoding coiled-coil domain-containing protein 32: MIDDFESQEVRSSGDLWSEICSSLPEVQPPENNTDFKDSFQPETQVGPLVNGQSNGSTTGSPSAKWEPMEDSQVYLASLENRLKRLKGQSSDVTSRDMLRSLSQAKKECWDRFLHDAQTSELFQGGDMDESALEHFKRWLIPEKVAISAEELEYLLRPAQNKEPAGSNQTQKEDTEEEGDRHNPEQDDTHSPEK; encoded by the exons GAAATCTGCTCCAGTCTGCCGGAGGTGCAACCTCCAGAGAACAACACTGACTTCAAAGATTCATTCCAGCCAGAAACACAAGTCGGACCGCTGGTCAATGGACAATCAAATGGATCAACTACCGGTTCCCCCAGTGCCAAATGGGAACCTATGGAGGATTCTCAGGTGTACTTAGCCAGTTTAG AGAACCGCCTGAAGAGGTTAAAGGGCCAGTCTAGTGATGTGACATCCAGGGACATGCTGCGGTCCTTGTCTCAAGCTAAGAAAGAATGCTGGGATAGATTCCTGCACGACGCCCAGACCTCAGAGCTCTTCCAAGGTGGTGACATGGATGAGAG TGCTCTCGAACATTTCAAGAGGTGGTTGATTCCTGAGAAGGTGGCCATCAGCGCAGAGGAGCTAGAATATCTTCTGAGGCCGGCTCAGAATAAGGAGCCAGCCGGATCAAACCAAACGCAAAAggaagacacagaggaagagggagacagacataACCCTGAGCAAGATGATACACACAGCCCAGAGAAATGA